One genomic window of Chloroflexota bacterium includes the following:
- a CDS encoding radical SAM protein yields MATSWPWQKKEKSNILWVDLGDLGDLVHPGGPHEQWQDHGLGLLRTILHQNGIQTDLASTRAVTSWDQLKPQLAGYDILLMNVRSYTYPVALKTARLFKELNPTGLVLTGGMHATVAPDEMEAVEAFDKICMGPGEKTIVDLVRDPEAFPRVFPGEGARSMGDWPMIDRTLWPRPVGWRTKRRWKWRWPLEPECGWGPGPVATILTSRVCPWQCVFCNENSFIPNMGRKPVDQVIDELNYLDRTYGVGSVVIHDSMFFQNPRWLQEWIEKYPRQTKGWTYWAAGRADTVRQWPDLFEALVKETNWRTISIGFESGSDRILKLLNKECTEEDNYFTIELVNRIGDELQARGEQPPVFWSNIMLGIPGEEPEDAFKTMRMLKGMKRVMPSIAFYAPYPGSALGFQLIAEGKSLMSEDNYHRFPDDEKVKGIDYQFYRDLLAGQYDDEINRGLIGAGRSDLYQDALVKA; encoded by the coding sequence GTGGCAACTTCATGGCCTTGGCAGAAAAAAGAAAAGTCGAATATCCTTTGGGTTGATCTGGGTGATCTGGGTGATCTGGTCCATCCTGGCGGACCTCACGAGCAATGGCAGGATCATGGCCTGGGTCTGCTGCGAACGATCCTACACCAGAATGGCATCCAGACCGATCTGGCCTCCACCCGGGCGGTAACTTCCTGGGATCAACTCAAACCCCAGCTTGCCGGCTACGACATCCTATTGATGAACGTTCGTAGCTACACCTACCCTGTTGCCTTGAAAACGGCCCGGCTCTTCAAGGAGTTGAACCCCACCGGCCTGGTCCTGACTGGTGGCATGCACGCGACCGTAGCGCCCGATGAAATGGAGGCTGTCGAAGCCTTCGATAAGATATGCATGGGCCCGGGCGAGAAAACCATCGTCGATCTCGTCAGGGATCCAGAGGCCTTTCCCCGGGTCTTTCCTGGCGAAGGAGCTCGCTCCATGGGTGACTGGCCCATGATCGACCGCACCCTATGGCCCAGGCCGGTCGGCTGGCGTACAAAGCGCAGGTGGAAGTGGCGCTGGCCCCTGGAACCTGAATGTGGTTGGGGGCCAGGTCCGGTAGCGACAATCCTGACCAGCCGGGTATGCCCCTGGCAGTGTGTCTTCTGCAACGAAAACTCCTTTATCCCGAATATGGGCCGCAAACCGGTCGATCAGGTCATCGACGAACTTAACTATCTGGACCGCACCTACGGCGTGGGCTCGGTGGTGATCCACGATTCGATGTTTTTCCAGAATCCTCGCTGGCTTCAGGAATGGATCGAAAAATACCCGCGCCAGACCAAGGGCTGGACCTATTGGGCAGCTGGCCGGGCAGATACAGTCAGGCAATGGCCAGATCTGTTTGAGGCGCTGGTCAAGGAAACCAACTGGCGGACCATTTCCATCGGCTTCGAATCGGGCAGCGATCGCATTCTCAAGCTGCTCAACAAGGAGTGCACCGAAGAGGACAATTATTTCACCATCGAGCTTGTGAACCGGATTGGAGACGAGTTGCAGGCCAGGGGTGAACAGCCCCCGGTGTTCTGGTCCAACATTATGCTGGGCATTCCAGGCGAGGAGCCGGAGGATGCCTTCAAGACCATGCGTATGTTAAAGGGCATGAAACGAGTCATGCCCTCGATCGCCTTCTACGCACCCTACCCTGGCTCAGCCCTGGGGTTCCAGCTGATCGCCGAGGGCAAAAGCCTGATGTCCGAGGACAACTACCACCGTTTTCCCGATGATGAAAAAGTCAAGGGAATCGATTACCAATTCTACCGTGACCTGTTGGCGGGTCAATACGACGACGAGATCAATCGCGGCTTGATCGGGGCTGGCAGATCCGATCTTTATCAGGACGCGCTGGTGAAAGCATGA
- a CDS encoding radical SAM protein yields the protein MLELIPKLPLYQSFRRFGWPRMYPFSVVISISYRCNSRCRTCDVWQKPNDDLTLEEWDQVFRKLGRSPVYLTFTGGEPFLRQDLDQMVISGYLHTRPGYITIPTNGLLTDRILAQTENICRQCSNAQIGLNLSLDAIGDMHDDIRGVPGNWQRSMETWQRLKALQERFSNLVLTVHTVVSRFNIHLFEEIYDGLQKLDPDSYITEVAEERVELDTVGWGITPMAQQYAPVADFLSEKARQAPARGIARFTQAFRAQYYQLAKQTLLQQTQVIDCYAGWASCQIAPDGDVWSCCIRAEGVGNLRETEYDIAPIWFGEEMAAMRRSIANKECSCPMANASYANMLLHPPTLAQIALDVAR from the coding sequence ATGCTTGAACTGATCCCCAAACTTCCCCTTTACCAATCCTTCAGACGTTTCGGTTGGCCTCGCATGTACCCATTTAGCGTGGTCATCAGCATTAGCTACCGCTGTAATTCTCGCTGCCGGACTTGCGACGTGTGGCAAAAGCCCAACGACGACCTGACTCTGGAGGAATGGGACCAGGTTTTTCGCAAGCTGGGTCGCTCGCCTGTCTATCTGACCTTCACCGGCGGCGAACCCTTTTTGCGCCAGGATCTGGACCAGATGGTGATCAGCGGCTACCTGCACACCAGGCCCGGATATATCACCATCCCCACCAATGGCTTGCTTACCGATCGGATCCTGGCCCAGACGGAAAACATCTGCCGGCAGTGCAGCAATGCCCAGATCGGTCTCAACCTTAGCCTCGATGCCATCGGCGATATGCACGATGACATCCGCGGCGTACCCGGCAACTGGCAGCGGTCCATGGAGACCTGGCAGCGATTAAAGGCGCTTCAGGAACGATTCTCCAATCTGGTGTTGACGGTGCACACCGTGGTCAGCCGCTTCAACATCCATCTGTTCGAGGAGATCTACGACGGGTTGCAGAAACTTGACCCGGATAGTTATATCACCGAGGTTGCCGAGGAACGGGTAGAATTGGATACGGTGGGTTGGGGCATTACCCCCATGGCGCAACAATACGCGCCCGTCGCCGACTTCCTGAGTGAAAAGGCGCGCCAGGCGCCGGCCCGCGGAATCGCTCGATTTACCCAGGCCTTCCGGGCCCAGTACTACCAGCTGGCAAAACAGACGCTGTTGCAGCAAACCCAGGTCATCGACTGTTACGCCGGCTGGGCCTCCTGCCAGATTGCGCCCGACGGCGATGTGTGGTCCTGCTGCATCCGGGCCGAGGGGGTCGGCAATCTGAGGGAGACCGAGTACGATATCGCTCCCATCTGGTTCGGTGAGGAAATGGCTGCCATGCGCCGCTCTATTGCCAACAAGGAATGCTCATGTCCCATGGCCAACGCCAGCTATGCCAACATGCTGTTGCACCCACCGACCCTGGCCCAGATAGCGCTGGATGTTGCGCGTTGA
- a CDS encoding carboxypeptidase-like regulatory domain-containing protein, which yields MNDVSDNVKRFLVWISGAPADANDPGEETARITQIDSSRPPVQETPDDELPLQPTDSPPAEPRAQPENSSEPINDAVRYGVTVERADVTPGTEYWQAVRVHHLTPAENHGNHHIYLDALDEGGARVYGAQAEVSWVGGVKTVVIDKPLNEAGTNFPMWKWQICDVSMVDLPGDRVFHLHTAHPDEPPGLGNTLFHHSFHIDFRRTIKGEPLVSLSSVIEGQVKNGAGYTLLLTLDGQVVASTVLGSEARFRFADLGEGSYVLAVSGTGIYSNPIDVDGTDVATVDLEVPEDLAGKVIERYYLFGSMASPRTPVYLAIARNSLIQNRACFGFLPEEAQRAQEVVLIGDERDIALTVEEGLLAAGCQVHRIEGSAEEILAALADLGQG from the coding sequence ATGAACGACGTGTCAGACAATGTGAAACGCTTTCTGGTTTGGATAAGTGGCGCTCCCGCAGACGCGAATGATCCCGGCGAAGAAACAGCCAGGATAACTCAGATCGACTCGTCCCGCCCTCCCGTGCAGGAGACGCCGGACGATGAACTCCCGTTGCAGCCGACCGATAGCCCGCCGGCAGAGCCCCGCGCCCAGCCTGAGAATAGCAGTGAACCGATCAACGATGCTGTCAGGTATGGTGTAACCGTAGAGAGGGCAGATGTGACACCTGGTACTGAATACTGGCAGGCGGTTCGCGTCCATCACCTGACGCCAGCCGAAAACCATGGCAATCACCATATCTATCTCGATGCGCTGGATGAAGGTGGCGCTCGTGTTTATGGTGCACAGGCCGAAGTGTCGTGGGTTGGTGGCGTGAAAACCGTTGTCATCGATAAGCCCCTGAACGAAGCGGGGACCAATTTTCCCATGTGGAAGTGGCAAATTTGCGACGTAAGCATGGTGGATCTGCCTGGCGACCGGGTTTTTCACCTCCACACGGCTCACCCTGATGAACCACCCGGTCTTGGCAATACCCTGTTCCACCATTCCTTTCATATCGATTTCCGTCGTACGATCAAAGGAGAACCTCTTGTGTCCCTCAGCAGCGTCATTGAGGGGCAGGTGAAAAACGGCGCCGGTTACACGCTGCTGCTGACTCTCGACGGGCAGGTGGTGGCAAGTACCGTACTGGGATCGGAAGCAAGGTTTCGCTTCGCCGATCTCGGCGAAGGCAGCTACGTGCTGGCAGTGTCCGGAACTGGTATCTATTCCAATCCAATCGATGTCGATGGAACCGATGTGGCGACCGTCGATCTGGAGGTGCCGGAGGATCTTGCCGGCAAGGTGATCGAGCGCTATTACCTGTTCGGTTCTATGGCGTCTCCCCGCACACCGGTATACCTGGCGATTGCCCGCAATTCCCTGATCCAAAACCGGGCCTGCTTTGGTTTCCTGCCGGAGGAAGCCCAACGTGCGCAGGAGGTTGTGCTGATTGGGGACGAAAGGGACATTGCCCTGACTGTCGAAGAGGGCTTGCTGGCAGCCGGTTGTCAGGTGCACAGAATCGAGGGGTCAGCGGAAGAGATCCTGGCGGCGCTTGCCGATCTTGGCCAAGGCTAA
- a CDS encoding carboxypeptidase regulatory-like domain-containing protein has protein sequence MMNIADYPRPKSDNGRGVHWSTNLYHHAVTPSLDYWIDQLQAMKIKWVKVLDDGGGSALQLCRKLVAADMMPIVRIYLDELNPSTLGLRELETVSRLVDEGVFYFESNNEPDLPAEWSRPRPPNWKEVVIDNFIRDAERVIDRGGYLALPAMGPGSKINPIEIVVEKGRKDLFERGCWVAIHNYTLNHPLDYPDDEVNQHGRPLTQEEYDYYARWQYSDLSYDEIVAQGISLTRSDYDKYQRWAWDGRTKEMLNELRAANKNPGDTVLDDPNCFRGWEAAGKMIYDALGFYVPVISTEGGPVVGWGDDNRYAKANPAMQLDWQLDIVRFMQSRAAAWYFSCCTWLLASRPLSVIDPTWEQMSWYTHSWDQQFGLSGELPIVQALKDEPSIIRSDLKMGDGLVHGVVRGTGGDQVRGLALRLVGADRDIPRTTDEFGEFRFDGLAGGSYEILTRDIVLADNINLTDGAEKQVDITVAQGEQSIIEGVVMDAAGDPQRGMMVIVGMGPDQLETRRTTSDGRYRFEGLSPGSYWVTTDDASAAVAGIKLGGWNTETVNLTVPQAEGYRYRVITKRLLSPEETGNNRVFFGRVLNEQGEGVNGIEVEMAWSASAGTDFPRQITPRDRLKPAGNFDFLHSPGLFLVRVVEGDWPSDEATGLETANVPGREGDPISYEINFQIMPVGGEFGSGAISGVITNGAGLGLTLWLQAGGRSTRRSWAVILPGDGSYAFSNLPVGIYTIELEGQGVLEEVELAEGASETVNYEVEPVGPEAGSLTGTLSTHDGDPAVGQRILIYRQGVYVTEHTVDGTGQFYFEDLVPGSYRVDVGDVGTIAENIMVPSGETVTLTLTLPPVATGGTLAGMLLYADGQPAAGLLVSLSTSQGSNRATQTEDDGSFTFNGVEAGSYQLTVDHPQEGTVVLEDSLALDGETDVTVTYDDLSPVVSQERPLATYVLFGDRDDAVLLLELMQIHLGANDLNAGFRIDEAIQARTVVIVGGEEVVSETEQQMLVDAGCQVRRLPNDPFALVEVLDR, from the coding sequence ATGATGAACATCGCAGACTATCCTCGACCTAAAAGCGACAACGGCCGCGGGGTCCACTGGTCAACAAACCTTTATCACCACGCAGTGACGCCCAGCCTGGACTACTGGATTGACCAGCTCCAGGCCATGAAGATCAAATGGGTAAAGGTGCTGGACGATGGGGGAGGGTCGGCTTTGCAGCTCTGTCGCAAGCTGGTTGCGGCAGATATGATGCCGATCGTCCGTATCTACCTGGACGAGCTCAATCCCAGCACGCTGGGCCTGCGCGAGCTTGAAACCGTTTCACGCCTTGTGGACGAGGGGGTTTTCTACTTCGAGAGCAACAACGAACCTGATCTGCCGGCAGAATGGAGTCGTCCCCGACCGCCCAACTGGAAGGAGGTGGTCATTGACAATTTCATTCGTGACGCGGAGCGGGTCATCGATCGGGGCGGTTATCTCGCACTGCCTGCCATGGGGCCCGGTTCCAAGATCAATCCAATCGAGATCGTTGTGGAGAAGGGACGCAAGGATCTCTTCGAGCGGGGCTGTTGGGTGGCGATTCACAATTATACGCTCAACCATCCTCTCGACTATCCGGACGATGAGGTCAACCAGCATGGCAGGCCTCTCACTCAGGAGGAGTATGACTATTACGCCCGTTGGCAATACAGCGATCTGAGCTATGATGAAATTGTGGCCCAGGGGATTTCGCTAACCCGGAGCGACTACGACAAGTATCAACGATGGGCCTGGGATGGTCGCACCAAGGAGATGTTGAATGAGCTTCGAGCGGCCAACAAGAATCCGGGCGACACGGTTCTCGACGATCCTAACTGTTTCCGGGGATGGGAAGCGGCCGGCAAGATGATCTACGATGCGCTGGGTTTTTATGTGCCGGTGATCAGCACCGAAGGGGGGCCAGTGGTGGGTTGGGGGGATGACAACCGCTACGCCAAGGCAAATCCGGCCATGCAGCTGGATTGGCAGCTTGACATCGTTCGCTTTATGCAGAGTCGGGCGGCCGCCTGGTACTTCTCGTGCTGTACCTGGTTGTTGGCATCCCGGCCCCTCAGCGTCATCGATCCCACCTGGGAGCAGATGTCCTGGTATACCCATTCCTGGGATCAGCAGTTTGGCCTGAGCGGTGAGTTGCCTATCGTGCAGGCGTTGAAGGATGAGCCGTCGATCATTCGTTCCGATTTGAAGATGGGCGACGGTTTGGTGCATGGCGTTGTTCGAGGAACAGGCGGAGATCAGGTGAGAGGCCTGGCGCTAAGGTTAGTGGGCGCCGATCGTGATATTCCAAGGACCACAGATGAGTTCGGCGAGTTTCGCTTTGATGGACTGGCGGGAGGCAGCTATGAGATCCTCACGCGAGATATTGTACTGGCAGACAATATCAACCTGACCGACGGCGCTGAGAAGCAGGTGGACATCACCGTGGCTCAAGGAGAGCAGAGCATCATCGAAGGAGTCGTCATGGACGCAGCCGGCGATCCCCAGCGAGGTATGATGGTGATCGTTGGTATGGGTCCAGATCAACTGGAAACGAGGCGCACTACCAGCGATGGACGGTATCGCTTCGAGGGGCTTTCTCCTGGCTCCTATTGGGTCACGACCGATGATGCCAGCGCGGCGGTTGCAGGCATTAAGCTCGGTGGCTGGAACACTGAGACCGTCAACCTCACCGTGCCGCAGGCTGAAGGCTATCGATATAGGGTGATCACCAAACGATTGCTCTCGCCCGAAGAGACTGGCAACAACCGGGTGTTTTTTGGTCGAGTGTTGAATGAGCAGGGCGAGGGTGTCAATGGCATTGAAGTTGAGATGGCCTGGAGTGCTTCGGCCGGCACCGACTTTCCTCGCCAGATCACTCCCCGGGATCGACTGAAACCCGCCGGTAATTTCGACTTTCTGCATAGTCCGGGTCTGTTTCTGGTACGTGTGGTTGAAGGGGATTGGCCCAGTGACGAAGCGACTGGGCTGGAAACGGCCAACGTGCCCGGGCGGGAAGGGGATCCGATAAGTTACGAAATCAACTTCCAAATAATGCCGGTGGGTGGCGAATTTGGATCCGGGGCCATCTCCGGCGTCATCACCAATGGGGCCGGCCTTGGGTTAACCCTTTGGCTGCAGGCAGGCGGTCGCAGCACGCGCAGGAGTTGGGCGGTCATTCTTCCCGGGGACGGCAGCTATGCCTTCTCAAATCTGCCGGTCGGTATCTATACGATTGAGTTGGAGGGGCAGGGTGTCCTCGAAGAGGTCGAACTGGCGGAGGGAGCTTCGGAAACTGTGAACTACGAAGTCGAGCCTGTGGGACCAGAAGCGGGAAGTCTTACAGGCACCTTGTCCACCCATGATGGCGACCCGGCCGTGGGCCAGCGCATATTGATCTATCGTCAGGGTGTTTACGTAACCGAACACACGGTGGATGGCACCGGTCAGTTTTATTTTGAGGACCTGGTGCCAGGAAGCTATCGGGTCGACGTCGGGGATGTGGGTACGATCGCCGAAAATATCATGGTTCCGTCCGGCGAGACGGTGACACTGACCCTGACGTTGCCACCTGTAGCCACCGGCGGCACCCTCGCCGGCATGCTGCTGTACGCTGATGGGCAGCCAGCCGCGGGGCTTCTTGTATCGCTGAGTACTTCGCAGGGAAGCAATCGGGCAACCCAAACGGAGGACGATGGAAGTTTCACCTTCAACGGTGTGGAGGCTGGTAGCTATCAACTGACGGTCGACCACCCGCAGGAAGGCACCGTAGTGCTCGAGGACTCGCTGGCGTTGGATGGCGAGACCGACGTTACGGTCACTTATGATGATCTCTCGCCTGTAGTTTCCCAGGAAAGGCCGTTGGCGACCTACGTGCTGTTTGGTGACCGCGACGACGCTGTGTTGCTGTTGGAACTCATGCAGATCCATCTTGGAGCTAACGACCTGAATGCAGGCTTCCGCATCGATGAAGCCATCCAGGCGAGGACCGTGGTCATCGTCGGTGGTGAAGAGGTGGTGAGCGAAACTGAGCAGCAGATGCTCGTGGATGCCGGCTGTCAGGTGCGGCGGCTGCCCAATGATCCCTTTGCACTGGTGGAGGTGCTTGACCGATGA
- a CDS encoding DUF4956 domain-containing protein, with protein MDTTAIEQFINAFQDVTQTFTAKDVVFTIILSFVLSLIIAWTYRGTHHGTSYSQTFVQTLVIVSMVVGIVMLIVGSNIARAFTLLGALSIIRFRNAVKETRDVGFIFFAMAIGMACGTRSYGLAIISTLIICALIWVMVLLDMFSKDASEQILKIRLPADIPYDNLFEDTFNKYVDHHNLIAVETVKAGTLHELVFGVEMKKKADQQAFISELRQLNDNNKVTLISGMYEVDL; from the coding sequence ATGGATACAACTGCGATAGAACAGTTCATCAACGCATTTCAGGATGTTACACAGACGTTCACCGCCAAGGATGTTGTCTTTACCATCATTCTGAGCTTCGTGCTTTCCCTGATTATTGCCTGGACCTATCGGGGTACCCACCACGGTACCTCCTACAGCCAAACTTTTGTTCAAACCCTGGTTATTGTGTCGATGGTGGTAGGAATCGTCATGCTCATCGTCGGTTCGAACATTGCCCGGGCCTTCACCCTGCTCGGCGCGCTCTCGATCATTCGTTTCCGCAACGCGGTCAAGGAGACACGGGATGTAGGATTTATCTTTTTCGCGATGGCTATCGGCATGGCTTGCGGCACTCGGTCTTACGGGCTGGCCATCATTTCCACCTTGATCATCTGTGCCTTGATCTGGGTAATGGTTCTCCTGGATATGTTTTCCAAGGATGCCAGCGAACAGATCCTGAAGATACGGCTCCCGGCCGATATTCCCTACGACAATCTCTTTGAAGATACCTTCAACAAATACGTGGATCACCATAACCTGATTGCAGTGGAGACGGTGAAGGCAGGTACTTTACACGAGTTGGTGTTTGGCGTAGAAATGAAAAAAAAGGCTGATCAACAGGCGTTTATCAGTGAACTTCGACAATTGAACGACAACAATAAGGTTACCCTTATTTCCGGGATGTACGAGGTGGATCTTTAA
- a CDS encoding glycosyltransferase family 2 protein: MPAYNEEENLPGMIADVVAVMSPRFDDFEIVVTNDGSKDKTWQVLQELALQYPQLKPVNHEVNQGYGAAVFTALSGAGKDVIFFTDSDRQFKLEEIDRLLPHLAEADMIVGYRAPRRDPFHRVLFGHGWSSLVTLLFGYTARDIDCAFKLFRRPSFEQVAPHILSRGATFSAEWLVLSKRAGSRFFEVPVSHLPRPAGAQTGARSDVILRAFGELWRFRVRMWKDSPSLTAPALQP; encoded by the coding sequence ATGCCGGCCTACAACGAAGAAGAGAATCTGCCCGGCATGATTGCGGATGTGGTTGCCGTAATGTCGCCCCGCTTCGATGACTTTGAGATTGTCGTCACCAACGATGGCAGCAAGGACAAAACCTGGCAGGTCCTTCAGGAACTGGCCCTGCAATACCCGCAGTTGAAGCCGGTCAATCATGAGGTCAATCAAGGTTACGGCGCTGCCGTGTTTACCGCCCTTAGCGGCGCCGGCAAAGACGTTATCTTTTTCACCGACTCCGATCGGCAGTTCAAGCTCGAAGAGATCGACCGTCTGTTGCCCCACCTGGCCGAAGCCGATATGATCGTCGGCTACCGGGCGCCCCGCCGCGACCCATTCCACCGGGTGCTCTTCGGACACGGCTGGAGTTCCCTCGTGACGCTGCTTTTCGGCTACACGGCCCGGGATATCGATTGTGCCTTCAAACTCTTTCGGCGCCCCTCTTTCGAACAAGTCGCTCCCCATATCCTCTCCCGGGGCGCTACCTTCAGTGCCGAATGGCTCGTGCTCTCCAAACGGGCGGGCAGCCGCTTTTTCGAGGTACCCGTTAGCCACCTGCCACGTCCAGCCGGCGCCCAGACCGGTGCGCGTAGCGATGTCATTCTGCGGGCCTTCGGCGAACTCTGGCGCTTCAGGGTGCGCATGTGGAAAGACTCACCCAGCCTGACGGCGCCTGCGTTGCAGCCATAG
- a CDS encoding glycosyltransferase family 4 protein yields the protein MDQGSVSWRLDRPLRILVIAPTGFFADYGCHVRIRGQMAALADLGHTIRIVTYPSGREVDGLKTIRPPLWPQARTMPVGSSYRKLFFDALLLPTALAAAQRFPGGKPDIIHAYLHEGALIGSILARHLRRPLVFDFQGSLTAEMLDHRFISPTSSLLPPLCRLEGWIDHQPQRIMASSSHAAGLLVDRYRVAPGRVVGLPDSVEPRDFRPSHQFPAALLDGLRRRLGLSPNRPVIVYLGLLATYQGIDRLLDALSRLRDQQHRPFCLIMGFPNVQHYQRQAEQLGLADHVLFTGAIPYETAPTYLALGDLAVAPKLSDTEGSGKLLTYMAAALPVVAFDTPVQREYLGDLGFYAAAGDSGALATAIVQAIKDPNTANRRASLLRAKTIQQYTWHHAARQIEHVYRQLLNRWQMEPMGRSESHRNKGR from the coding sequence ATGGATCAGGGGAGCGTTTCATGGCGCCTCGATAGGCCCCTGCGAATTCTTGTCATTGCACCAACAGGCTTCTTCGCCGATTACGGTTGTCACGTTCGGATTCGGGGGCAGATGGCCGCCCTGGCTGATCTTGGGCACACGATTCGGATCGTCACTTACCCCAGCGGGCGGGAGGTTGATGGCTTGAAAACCATCCGACCGCCGCTGTGGCCTCAGGCCCGCACCATGCCGGTCGGTTCATCCTATCGCAAGCTGTTTTTCGATGCACTTCTATTGCCGACTGCCTTGGCAGCCGCTCAACGCTTCCCAGGCGGAAAGCCTGACATCATCCATGCCTATCTGCACGAAGGCGCTCTGATTGGCTCGATCCTTGCCAGGCATCTCCGGCGCCCCCTGGTTTTTGATTTTCAAGGCAGCCTGACGGCAGAGATGTTGGACCATCGCTTCATTTCCCCGACCTCCTCCCTGCTTCCCCCCTTGTGCCGCCTCGAAGGGTGGATCGACCACCAGCCGCAGCGCATCATGGCCAGCTCTTCCCACGCGGCCGGTCTGTTGGTAGACCGCTACCGGGTCGCACCTGGCAGAGTGGTGGGGCTTCCCGACAGCGTCGAACCCAGGGATTTCCGTCCATCCCACCAGTTTCCTGCCGCGCTACTGGATGGGCTGCGCCGTCGATTGGGACTGTCCCCGAACCGGCCGGTGATCGTATATCTCGGGCTGCTGGCAACCTATCAAGGTATCGACAGACTGCTCGATGCCTTGAGCCGTCTGCGGGACCAACAGCACCGCCCCTTCTGCCTGATCATGGGATTTCCAAACGTGCAGCACTATCAACGCCAGGCTGAACAGCTGGGGCTTGCCGATCATGTCCTGTTTACCGGCGCTATCCCCTACGAAACGGCGCCAACCTACCTTGCCCTGGGCGATCTGGCAGTTGCACCCAAGCTGTCAGACACGGAAGGCAGCGGCAAGTTGTTGACCTACATGGCCGCCGCTCTGCCTGTCGTCGCCTTTGACACCCCCGTACAGCGAGAGTACCTGGGGGACCTTGGGTTCTATGCCGCTGCTGGCGACTCCGGTGCGCTGGCGACGGCCATTGTACAGGCTATCAAGGACCCGAATACAGCGAATCGGCGCGCCAGTCTACTGCGCGCCAAAACGATTCAGCAGTACACCTGGCACCATGCAGCCCGGCAGATCGAACATGTGTACCGGCAGCTCCTGAATCGATGGCAGATGGAACCAATGGGCCGATCGGAGAGTCACAGAAATAAGGGGAGATGA
- a CDS encoding Wzz/FepE/Etk N-terminal domain-containing protein, whose product MSDEIDLQLYINAVLKRWWLVLLSVIIALVIAFLLGRMQPKTYVTDARLTVETPRYQWRFDPSIQNQTGVRRELQTRFMDIGNNEETADRAGEILSASWQSVPPAEELLDSVRVTTGDAGKVIVVATSDSPEKAAELTNAWAAGLIEIVQERFGPAADLASFQSEMASAREQVSQTEDIVLQVRGETGLFAAGESPDEREDFNIHQRQAALKNQRLAEYLNDLDSLRYLSSLLAASSSGEDISALPWELLSGPVLSERGIITPEITKTLVADPEALAALLGREEASLKATADQLAAEARAAQLQLAEDWRAYANALRPYNVARNTFFHLANKADEADVQARLDPGQLVLTQAAIAPETATATRQLAQYALAAVLGFIVGVLLALWLEFRGSARKSTEQRDQPAATA is encoded by the coding sequence ATGTCTGATGAGATCGATCTGCAACTGTATATCAACGCTGTTCTGAAACGATGGTGGCTGGTTCTCCTCTCGGTGATCATCGCTCTGGTCATCGCCTTTCTCCTGGGCCGGATGCAGCCGAAAACCTACGTCACGGACGCCCGGCTGACCGTCGAGACACCTCGTTACCAGTGGCGATTCGACCCGAGCATTCAGAACCAGACCGGCGTGCGCAGGGAATTGCAGACCAGGTTCATGGACATCGGCAACAACGAGGAAACAGCCGATCGGGCAGGTGAGATTCTGTCAGCGTCGTGGCAGTCGGTGCCACCGGCAGAGGAGTTGCTGGACTCGGTGCGGGTCACCACAGGGGACGCCGGCAAGGTTATCGTCGTAGCGACATCGGACTCGCCGGAAAAGGCAGCTGAACTGACCAATGCGTGGGCCGCCGGCCTGATCGAGATCGTACAGGAGCGCTTCGGGCCGGCTGCTGATCTGGCCAGCTTCCAATCGGAAATGGCATCGGCCCGGGAGCAAGTCTCGCAAACCGAGGACATAGTGCTCCAGGTGCGCGGGGAAACTGGCCTGTTCGCGGCTGGCGAATCGCCCGACGAGCGCGAGGATTTTAATATTCATCAGCGTCAGGCAGCTTTGAAAAACCAGCGGCTGGCCGAATATCTCAACGACCTTGACAGCCTGCGCTATCTATCCAGCCTGCTGGCAGCAAGTAGCTCCGGCGAGGACATCTCGGCGCTGCCCTGGGAATTGCTCTCCGGACCGGTATTGAGCGAGCGGGGAATCATTACGCCGGAGATAACAAAAACCCTGGTGGCAGATCCGGAAGCACTGGCGGCGCTGCTTGGCCGGGAAGAGGCTTCTCTGAAGGCTACGGCGGACCAGCTTGCCGCGGAAGCCCGGGCAGCCCAGCTGCAACTCGCCGAGGACTGGCGAGCCTATGCCAACGCGTTGCGACCCTATAACGTGGCTCGCAACACCTTTTTCCACCTTGCCAACAAGGCCGACGAGGCTGACGTTCAGGCGCGATTGGATCCCGGGCAGTTGGTCCTTACCCAGGCGGCTATTGCACCCGAAACGGCCACCGCAACCCGCCAGCTGGCGCAATATGCCCTGGCTGCCGTTTTGGGCTTCATTGTGGGTGTGTTGCTGGCCCTCTGGCTGGAATTCCGCGGCAGCGCCAGGAAATCCACCGAACAACGAGATCAACCGGCTGCCACTGCCTAG